In a genomic window of Arachnia rubra:
- a CDS encoding sensor histidine kinase — MTETTSPRSRFGANVGYLLFGWPLRLITFILVVVSTALGAGTAILGFGLLILTGGLLMARSAAQLERRTQETLLGREPVPSAYLPAPQDAGLVSRVKHILKDPQSWYDVLWVAVSFFASILTWALSLVWLVLSTVAVLGPLNIWVLSRLGIHNGGLAHLLGLPFPDIINTIIYIAIGIPAALKAPAVMQSLANFQASVGELLLNQRARSNFQVSQLQESRAAAQRAESGALRRLERDIHDGPQQRLVRLNMDLARARKQMGQNPQRADAILGAAMDQTQETLAELRQLSRGIAPPVLVDRGLEAAIDETAARSSIPVTVYSSLPGQLPSHVEQAAYFVISESLVNANKHSGATLIDLVTAVQDGWLYVTITDDGTGGASTAKGHGLAGLEERLHSVDGELKVTSPVGGPTTIEAVIPCES, encoded by the coding sequence ATGACAGAAACCACCTCCCCCCGTTCCCGTTTCGGGGCCAACGTAGGCTACCTGCTGTTCGGCTGGCCACTGCGGCTGATCACCTTCATCCTGGTCGTTGTCAGCACCGCGCTGGGAGCAGGCACAGCGATCCTGGGCTTCGGGCTACTCATCCTGACCGGCGGCCTGCTCATGGCCCGGTCCGCCGCCCAGCTGGAACGCCGCACCCAGGAAACGCTACTGGGACGCGAACCTGTTCCCTCCGCATATCTTCCTGCCCCCCAGGACGCCGGCCTAGTGAGCCGGGTCAAGCACATCCTGAAGGATCCGCAGTCCTGGTACGACGTGCTCTGGGTGGCGGTTTCCTTCTTCGCCTCCATCCTGACCTGGGCGCTGTCCCTGGTCTGGCTTGTGCTCTCCACGGTTGCCGTGCTCGGCCCCCTCAACATCTGGGTGCTGAGCCGCTTAGGAATTCATAACGGAGGGCTCGCCCACCTGCTGGGACTCCCCTTCCCAGACATCATCAACACCATCATCTACATCGCGATCGGCATTCCCGCTGCCCTCAAGGCCCCGGCTGTCATGCAAAGCCTGGCGAACTTCCAGGCCAGCGTAGGCGAGCTACTGCTGAACCAGCGTGCCCGCAGCAATTTCCAGGTGAGCCAGCTGCAGGAGTCCCGCGCCGCGGCCCAGCGCGCCGAGTCAGGGGCGCTGCGGCGCCTGGAACGCGACATCCATGACGGCCCGCAGCAGCGCCTGGTGCGGCTGAACATGGACCTGGCACGGGCCCGCAAACAGATGGGCCAGAACCCGCAGCGCGCCGACGCCATCCTTGGGGCTGCCATGGACCAGACGCAGGAGACTCTCGCGGAGCTGCGGCAGCTTTCCCGGGGCATCGCGCCGCCGGTGCTGGTCGACCGCGGGCTCGAGGCCGCTATCGATGAGACCGCTGCCCGTTCCTCCATCCCCGTGACGGTCTACTCCAGTCTCCCCGGCCAGCTGCCGTCCCACGTCGAGCAGGCCGCCTACTTCGTGATCTCGGAATCCCTGGTCAACGCCAACAAACACTCCGGGGCAACCCTGATTGACCTGGTCACCGCCGTCCAGGACGGCTGGCTGTACGTCACCATCACCGACGACGGGACCGGCGGCGCCTCGACCGCGAAGGGACACGGCCTGGCCGGACTTGAGGAACGCCTCCACAGCGTCGACGGCGAACTGAAGGTGACCTCGCCTGTGGGAGGCCCAACCACGATCGAGGCGGTGATCCCTTGCGAGTCCTGA
- the hisD gene encoding histidinol dehydrogenase, with amino-acid sequence MLRTVDLTAIKGEYRAHIPRAALDVAGAMDAVKGMCDEVRDRGAEALAEYSGRFDGVVPASFRVPEERLADAQRRLDPLLRKAFEEAIRRRRLVAETLEHDPDPSPAILAEGARVGLRNIPVERVGLYVPGGLAPLASSVIMNVVPAQVAGVREIAVASPPQAESGGWPHPNILALCHLLGVTEVYAVGGAQAIAMFAHGVEGLCTPVSMVTGPGNIYVVAAKRLLRGIVGIDSEAGPTEIAIIADSSANPAYVAADLISQAEHDPMAASVLITDSVSLAEAVEGELESQVAQTRHRERIRTALAGQQSAVLLVRDLDQAVQVADAYAAEHLEIQTRDPGQVAARIRNAGAIFVGEHSPVSLGDYSAGSTHVLPTAGCACHGSGLSVRSFMRTVHVIGYSRDALAEIADGIERFALAEDLPGHAAAITVRAER; translated from the coding sequence GTGCTTAGAACGGTTGACCTGACCGCCATCAAGGGTGAATACCGGGCCCATATCCCCAGAGCCGCGCTGGATGTGGCCGGCGCCATGGATGCGGTGAAGGGAATGTGCGACGAGGTCCGTGACCGGGGCGCCGAGGCTCTTGCCGAGTATTCCGGGCGTTTCGACGGCGTGGTCCCCGCTTCCTTCCGGGTGCCGGAGGAGAGACTGGCCGACGCGCAGCGGCGGCTTGACCCCTTGCTCCGGAAGGCCTTCGAGGAAGCCATCAGGCGCCGGCGTCTCGTCGCCGAGACCCTGGAACACGACCCCGACCCCAGCCCCGCCATCCTGGCCGAGGGTGCCCGGGTGGGGCTGCGGAACATCCCGGTCGAGCGAGTCGGGCTCTATGTCCCAGGAGGGCTGGCGCCCCTGGCCTCGAGTGTGATCATGAACGTGGTTCCCGCCCAGGTCGCGGGGGTGAGGGAGATCGCCGTCGCCTCACCGCCCCAGGCCGAATCCGGCGGGTGGCCACACCCGAACATTCTTGCGCTCTGCCATCTGCTGGGGGTCACCGAGGTCTATGCCGTCGGTGGTGCCCAAGCCATTGCGATGTTCGCCCATGGGGTCGAGGGCCTCTGTACCCCAGTGTCGATGGTCACGGGCCCGGGAAACATCTACGTGGTGGCGGCGAAGCGCCTGTTGCGGGGAATCGTCGGCATCGACTCCGAGGCAGGCCCAACCGAAATCGCCATCATCGCAGACTCCTCCGCGAACCCCGCTTATGTCGCGGCCGACCTGATCTCTCAGGCGGAGCACGACCCGATGGCTGCCTCCGTCCTGATCACGGACTCTGTCTCCCTCGCTGAGGCTGTGGAAGGTGAACTGGAGAGCCAGGTGGCGCAGACAAGGCACCGGGAGCGTATCCGCACTGCGCTGGCAGGACAGCAGTCGGCCGTATTGTTGGTGCGTGATCTCGACCAGGCGGTGCAGGTGGCGGATGCCTACGCGGCGGAGCACCTGGAGATCCAGACACGCGACCCCGGACAGGTGGCGGCCCGGATCCGCAACGCCGGTGCCATCTTCGTCGGCGAACACTCGCCCGTCAGCCTCGGCGACTATTCAGCAGGTTCCACCCATGTCCTGCCGACCGCGGGCTGCGCATGCCACGGCTCCGGGCTGAGCGTGCGCTCCTTCATGCGGACCGTGCACGTCATCGGCTACTCCCGGGATGCCCTGGCTGAGATCGCGGACGGGATCGAGCGGTTCGCCCTGGCCGAGGATCTGCCTGGTCATGCTGCGGCAATCACGGTCAGGGCAGAACGATGA
- the hisH gene encoding imidazole glycerol phosphate synthase subunit HisH — protein MSRRVGLFDYGSGNLHSAARALEAAGGRVALTRSTRELAACDALVVPGVGAYAACMTGLRASGGTELLADWLPTGKPLLGICVGHQIFFESGSEHGVQATGLGIWPGRVQLLAARRLPHMGWNRVEVPDGSRIFASVETERFYFVHSYAAPVLPVPPQPGTLVTTATHETTFIAAVESAGICSTQFHPEKSGAAGVRLLRNWLEQ, from the coding sequence CTGAGCCGCCGGGTCGGGTTGTTCGACTACGGATCGGGCAACCTGCACTCTGCAGCCCGGGCCCTGGAGGCCGCAGGAGGGCGGGTGGCACTCACCAGGAGCACCCGCGAACTGGCCGCGTGCGACGCGCTGGTGGTGCCGGGGGTCGGGGCCTACGCCGCCTGCATGACTGGGTTGCGCGCGTCGGGGGGAACCGAGCTGCTGGCTGATTGGCTGCCTACCGGCAAGCCGCTTCTCGGGATCTGTGTCGGGCACCAGATCTTCTTCGAATCGGGGTCGGAGCACGGCGTCCAAGCCACGGGGCTGGGGATCTGGCCGGGGAGGGTCCAGCTTCTGGCAGCTCGCAGGCTGCCGCATATGGGCTGGAATCGCGTCGAGGTGCCGGACGGCAGCAGGATTTTCGCGAGTGTCGAGACAGAACGCTTCTATTTTGTCCACAGCTATGCGGCGCCAGTGCTTCCGGTGCCACCGCAACCCGGGACGCTGGTCACCACCGCCACCCACGAGACGACTTTCATCGCGGCGGTGGAGAGCGCAGGCATCTGCTCTACGCAGTTCCACCCGGAGAAGTCCGGGGCCGCCGGAGTGCGGCTGCTGCGCAACTGGCTGGAGCAGTGA
- a CDS encoding histidinol-phosphate transaminase, with translation MSSSYGDLPLRADLVGQEPYGAPQLDVPVVLNVNENPYPPSPALRQAMGAAIQEAAGSMNRYPDRDALTLREALASYLGNGLTAGNIWAANGSNEIMSQLLTAFGGPGRTMLTFTPTYSMYPEYARNTCTSYVTEPRRQDFTVDAGLVLSAIARHSPTVVVITTPNNPTGTCTSLEVIDAVCSATDAVVVVDEAYQEFSQTPAALSLLARHPRLVVTRTMSKAFAMAGGRVGYLAASPAVVDACRLVRLPYHLSAQTQALALVALTHQDELLSRVRQLAQECRSFQDWLRDNGYEVVPSEANFVLFGRFTDRHAVWQGLLNRGVLIRETGPQGFLRASAGKPEEMAALKEALAKINPEGRH, from the coding sequence ATGAGCAGTAGCTATGGTGACCTGCCGCTGCGCGCAGACCTGGTGGGGCAGGAGCCTTATGGTGCCCCGCAGCTCGACGTCCCGGTCGTGCTCAACGTCAACGAGAATCCCTACCCGCCCTCACCCGCACTGAGGCAGGCGATGGGGGCGGCCATCCAGGAGGCGGCAGGGTCGATGAACCGTTACCCGGATCGTGACGCCCTCACGCTCCGTGAGGCTCTGGCCTCCTACCTCGGGAACGGGCTCACGGCAGGCAATATCTGGGCGGCCAACGGCTCCAACGAGATCATGAGCCAGCTGCTGACCGCCTTCGGCGGCCCGGGCCGCACGATGCTCACCTTCACTCCCACCTACTCGATGTATCCCGAGTACGCCCGCAACACCTGCACCTCCTACGTGACCGAGCCACGCCGCCAGGACTTCACAGTGGATGCCGGCCTCGTGCTCTCCGCTATCGCCAGGCACAGCCCCACGGTGGTCGTGATCACCACCCCGAACAACCCCACCGGCACCTGCACCAGCCTGGAGGTGATTGACGCGGTCTGCTCGGCGACCGATGCCGTGGTGGTGGTCGACGAGGCATACCAGGAGTTCTCCCAGACCCCAGCTGCCTTGTCCCTGCTGGCCAGGCACCCACGGCTGGTTGTCACCCGGACCATGTCCAAGGCCTTCGCCATGGCGGGAGGCAGGGTTGGTTACCTGGCCGCGTCCCCAGCCGTCGTGGACGCCTGCCGGCTCGTCCGGCTGCCCTACCACCTGAGCGCACAGACCCAGGCTTTGGCGCTGGTCGCCCTCACCCATCAGGATGAGCTGCTGTCCAGGGTGAGACAGCTGGCTCAAGAGTGCCGGTCCTTCCAGGACTGGCTGCGGGACAATGGCTATGAGGTGGTTCCCTCCGAGGCGAACTTCGTGCTGTTCGGGCGTTTCACGGATCGCCATGCGGTGTGGCAGGGCCTGCTGAACCGTGGTGTGCTGATCCGTGAGACCGGCCCCCAGGGCTTCCTCAGGGCCTCTGCGGGAAAACCTGAGGAGATGGCCGCCCTCAAAGAGGCACTCGCAAAGATCAATCCGGAAGGACGCCATTGA
- a CDS encoding response regulator transcription factor — protein MRVLIADDSVLLREGLTFILDDGGHEVIAAVGSGTELVPRALELRPELIITDIRMPPSNTDEGLRAAVEIRKKWADAPILLLSQYVVAAYVQELLADGGSRLGYLLKDRVADIDTFLDAADRVAGGGLVLDPEVVSQVFGRGRNNDPLQQLTAREREVLELMAEGHTNTGIAQRLFVTEGAIEKHTQRIFGKLGLHADPSVHRRVKAVLTLLG, from the coding sequence TTGCGAGTCCTGATAGCCGATGACTCCGTCCTGCTGCGGGAGGGCCTGACCTTCATCCTGGACGACGGCGGACACGAGGTGATCGCCGCCGTCGGGAGCGGCACGGAGCTGGTTCCACGGGCCCTGGAGTTACGGCCCGAGCTGATCATCACCGACATCCGCATGCCCCCGTCCAACACGGACGAGGGCCTGCGGGCCGCCGTCGAGATCCGGAAGAAGTGGGCCGACGCCCCGATCCTGTTGCTGAGCCAGTACGTGGTCGCCGCCTATGTCCAGGAGCTGCTCGCCGACGGTGGCAGTCGCCTGGGTTATCTCCTGAAGGACCGCGTGGCCGACATCGACACCTTCCTTGACGCCGCCGACCGGGTGGCTGGCGGCGGCCTCGTGCTGGACCCGGAGGTGGTTAGCCAGGTGTTCGGGCGCGGCAGGAACAATGACCCGCTGCAGCAGCTCACCGCACGGGAACGCGAGGTCCTGGAGCTGATGGCGGAGGGACACACGAATACCGGCATCGCGCAGCGCCTGTTCGTGACTGAGGGTGCGATCGAGAAGCACACGCAGCGGATCTTCGGGAAACTGGGCCTTCACGCAGACCCAAGCGTCCACCGACGGGTCAAGGCTGTGCTGACGCTGCTGGGGTAG
- the trpA gene encoding tryptophan synthase subunit alpha, which produces MSGSRVADCTGQGRPALVGYLPVGYPTVDGSLAAMRALTEGTTGRGVDIVEIGIPYSDPLMDGLVIQHAALRARERGVRTRDAFRAVEAVAAAGATPMVMTYWNLIEAYGPDRFARDLAAAGGAGTITPDLPPDDCPEWFEATDRHGLDRVFLIAPSSSQERIGLTMRSCRGWVYATSVMGVTGARASTSDAAPVIVERARGVDPSLPVGVGLGVSNGAQAAEIGAFADLVIVGSALLKCLGSDGRDLDGDLRRLRLLVDDLASGVDCART; this is translated from the coding sequence ATCTCCGGTAGCCGTGTCGCTGACTGCACCGGCCAGGGACGTCCCGCCCTCGTCGGGTATCTGCCCGTCGGGTACCCGACGGTAGACGGCTCCCTGGCAGCCATGAGGGCCTTGACGGAGGGAACGACGGGGCGCGGCGTCGACATCGTCGAGATCGGCATCCCGTACTCCGATCCGCTGATGGACGGGCTGGTGATCCAGCATGCAGCCCTGAGGGCCCGGGAACGCGGGGTCCGGACCCGGGACGCTTTCCGGGCCGTCGAGGCTGTTGCGGCCGCCGGCGCAACGCCAATGGTCATGACCTACTGGAACCTCATCGAGGCATACGGCCCCGACCGCTTCGCCCGCGATCTCGCGGCCGCTGGGGGAGCGGGGACGATCACTCCTGACCTGCCCCCGGATGACTGCCCGGAGTGGTTCGAGGCCACCGATCGTCACGGCTTGGACCGGGTTTTCCTCATTGCCCCATCATCGTCGCAGGAGCGCATCGGCTTGACGATGCGCTCCTGCCGCGGCTGGGTGTATGCCACCAGCGTGATGGGGGTGACGGGTGCGCGTGCCTCCACCTCCGATGCGGCTCCCGTGATCGTGGAACGGGCCCGTGGCGTCGATCCAAGCCTGCCGGTCGGTGTCGGTCTCGGGGTCTCCAATGGCGCGCAGGCCGCGGAGATCGGCGCCTTCGCGGATCTGGTGATCGTCGGCTCTGCCCTGCTGAAGTGTCTCGGCTCCGACGGCAGGGATCTTGACGGTGACTTGCGGCGGCTGCGGCTCCTGGTGGACGATCTGGCGTCGGGAGTGGACTGCGCCAGAACCTGA
- the dnaE gene encoding DNA polymerase III subunit alpha translates to MEGAVVGDSFVHLHCHTEFSMLDGAARIHDLFKGAERMGMPALAITDHGNLFGAYEFYKASKNYDVKPIIGLETYLTPRTHRSERKRVQFGDGTGEDVASKGAYTHMTMWASDKQAMHNLFKLSSRSSLEGFFYKPRADRELLSEYGRGLIATTGCPSGEVQTFLRLGQYENARAAAAEFRDIFGEGNFYVELMDHGLSIENKVRRDLLRIAKDLNLPLVATNDLHYVHAEDADAHDTLLCVSAGSRKAQADRFKFDGSGYYLKSPEEMRALFTELPEACDNTLAIAERIETVFDEGIGTYMPRFDCPEGETEDSWFHKEVDKGLHYRYPDGIPDEVIERAAFESQIISTMGFTGYFLVVADFINWAKNNGIRVGPGRGSGAGSMCAYAMRITDLDPLKHGLLFERFLNPERISMPDFDIDFDDRRRGEVIQYVTHKYGSDKVAQIITYGSIKAKAAVKDASRVLDMPFAVGEKITKAMPADVMGKGVPLPDLFNPEHKRYAEGQEFRDLYDSDTDVKTVVEAAKGIEGLKRQWGVHAAGVIMSNAPLQDVIPVMKRESDGAIITQFDYPGCESLGLIKMDFLGLRNLTVIADAVNNIKINRDIDIDLEELPLTDPATYDLLQRGDTLGVFQLDGGPMRQLLRSMQPDCFDDISAVGALYRPGPMGADSHNKYARRKTGREKVEPIHPELAEALEPILGETYGLIVYQEQVMAIAQQLAGYTLGAADMLRRAMGKKKKAELDAHYERFSKGMKERGFHQEPIDVLWNILLPFSDYAFNKAHSAAYGVVSYWTAYLKANYPTEYMAALLQSVRDDKDKSAGYLAECRRMGIQVLPPDVNSSESAFTPVGKDIRFGLGAIRNVGDKVVSAWAKERAQVGKARDFHDFLDKAPLLMCNKRVIESLIKAGGFDELGHTRRSLMTVYEEAVDSVIELKKNEEHGQFDLFGDFGNTSDGGGLERHPIPELDEWDKRTKLAFEREMLGLYVSDHPLNGLEHVLLQHGKHSVSSVAAEGGFRGETTVCGLITAVTRRVNKKGAFYAVIMLEDLEASIEVTVFPKVYDVVAQYLAPDTIVSVKGVVEEAEDRARMRAQDVHAPQVSSDGGVGPVVLTLPTVRCTPGVVGNLKQVLSGHPGGAEVHLQLRNGEKLTTFRLGNDFHVAPSSPLFADLKALLGPSAVSFGKGTAHG, encoded by the coding sequence ATGGAAGGAGCAGTCGTGGGGGATTCATTCGTGCACCTGCACTGCCACACGGAGTTCTCGATGCTCGATGGCGCCGCGCGCATCCATGACCTGTTCAAGGGGGCGGAGCGCATGGGCATGCCTGCGCTCGCGATCACGGACCACGGGAATCTTTTCGGCGCCTACGAGTTCTACAAGGCTTCCAAGAACTACGACGTCAAACCCATCATCGGGCTTGAGACGTACCTGACCCCGCGCACCCACCGTTCTGAACGTAAACGCGTGCAGTTCGGCGATGGCACGGGCGAGGACGTCGCGTCGAAGGGCGCCTACACCCACATGACGATGTGGGCCTCCGACAAACAGGCCATGCACAACCTGTTCAAGCTCAGCTCCCGGAGCTCCCTCGAGGGTTTCTTCTACAAGCCGCGTGCCGACCGGGAACTTCTGAGTGAATACGGCAGGGGCTTGATCGCGACCACAGGCTGCCCCTCAGGTGAGGTCCAGACCTTCCTGCGCCTCGGCCAGTACGAGAACGCCCGGGCCGCTGCCGCCGAGTTCCGCGACATCTTCGGGGAGGGCAATTTCTACGTCGAGCTTATGGACCATGGCCTGTCGATCGAGAACAAGGTCCGCCGCGACCTGCTCCGCATCGCCAAGGATCTGAACTTGCCTCTGGTGGCCACCAACGACCTCCACTACGTCCATGCCGAGGACGCCGACGCCCACGACACCTTGCTGTGTGTCTCGGCAGGCTCGCGCAAGGCCCAGGCCGATCGCTTCAAGTTCGATGGCTCCGGCTACTACCTGAAAAGCCCCGAGGAGATGCGGGCTCTGTTCACAGAGCTCCCCGAGGCATGCGACAACACCCTCGCCATCGCGGAACGCATCGAGACGGTGTTCGACGAGGGCATCGGCACCTACATGCCCCGGTTCGACTGTCCCGAGGGGGAGACCGAGGATTCCTGGTTTCACAAGGAGGTCGACAAGGGCCTGCACTACCGCTATCCCGACGGGATCCCCGACGAGGTGATCGAGCGGGCCGCGTTCGAGTCCCAGATCATCTCCACGATGGGATTCACCGGCTACTTCCTGGTGGTCGCCGACTTCATCAACTGGGCAAAGAACAACGGCATCCGCGTCGGGCCCGGCCGGGGCTCGGGCGCGGGGTCCATGTGCGCCTACGCCATGCGCATCACCGACCTGGACCCGCTCAAACACGGTCTGTTGTTCGAGCGCTTCCTCAATCCCGAACGTATCTCCATGCCGGACTTCGATATCGACTTCGATGATCGCCGCCGCGGCGAGGTGATCCAGTACGTCACCCACAAATATGGATCCGACAAGGTGGCCCAGATCATCACCTACGGCTCCATCAAGGCGAAGGCCGCGGTCAAGGACGCCTCCCGGGTCCTGGACATGCCCTTTGCCGTCGGCGAGAAAATCACCAAGGCCATGCCTGCCGACGTGATGGGCAAGGGTGTGCCGCTGCCGGACCTGTTCAACCCGGAGCACAAACGCTACGCCGAGGGCCAGGAGTTCCGTGACCTGTACGACTCGGATACGGATGTCAAGACCGTGGTCGAGGCAGCCAAGGGCATCGAGGGCCTGAAACGCCAGTGGGGCGTGCATGCCGCGGGTGTGATCATGTCGAATGCCCCGCTGCAGGACGTCATCCCCGTGATGAAACGCGAGTCCGACGGCGCCATCATCACCCAGTTCGACTACCCGGGATGCGAGTCCCTCGGGCTGATCAAGATGGACTTCCTGGGGCTGCGGAATCTCACCGTGATCGCGGACGCGGTGAACAACATCAAGATCAACCGCGACATCGACATCGATCTGGAGGAGCTGCCGCTGACGGACCCGGCCACCTACGACCTGCTGCAGCGTGGAGACACTCTCGGCGTCTTCCAGCTCGACGGCGGCCCCATGCGCCAGCTGCTCCGGTCGATGCAGCCCGACTGCTTCGACGACATCTCCGCGGTGGGCGCCCTGTACCGGCCCGGTCCGATGGGCGCGGACTCCCACAACAAGTACGCGCGGCGCAAGACCGGGCGCGAGAAGGTGGAGCCGATCCATCCGGAACTCGCCGAGGCGCTGGAGCCGATCCTCGGCGAGACCTACGGCCTGATTGTCTACCAAGAGCAGGTCATGGCCATCGCCCAGCAGCTCGCCGGGTACACGCTGGGTGCCGCCGACATGCTCCGCCGTGCCATGGGCAAGAAGAAGAAGGCAGAGCTGGACGCCCACTACGAGCGCTTCAGTAAAGGTATGAAGGAGCGCGGCTTCCACCAGGAGCCCATCGACGTGCTCTGGAACATCCTGCTGCCGTTCTCCGACTACGCCTTCAACAAGGCACACTCCGCCGCCTACGGTGTCGTGTCTTATTGGACGGCCTACCTGAAGGCCAACTATCCGACCGAGTACATGGCGGCGCTGCTGCAGTCGGTGCGCGACGACAAGGACAAGTCCGCCGGGTACCTGGCGGAGTGCCGCCGGATGGGGATCCAGGTCCTGCCGCCGGACGTCAACTCCTCCGAGTCGGCTTTCACCCCGGTGGGCAAAGACATCCGCTTCGGGCTGGGGGCTATCCGTAACGTCGGTGACAAGGTGGTCTCCGCCTGGGCGAAGGAAAGGGCGCAAGTTGGCAAGGCCCGGGACTTCCACGACTTCCTGGACAAGGCGCCGCTGCTGATGTGCAACAAGCGGGTGATCGAGTCGCTCATCAAGGCGGGCGGGTTTGATGAACTCGGCCACACCCGCCGGTCGCTGATGACCGTCTACGAGGAGGCCGTGGACTCGGTGATCGAGCTCAAAAAGAACGAGGAGCACGGCCAGTTCGACCTGTTCGGGGACTTCGGCAACACCAGCGACGGCGGTGGCCTGGAGAGACATCCCATCCCGGAACTGGACGAGTGGGACAAGCGGACCAAACTGGCCTTCGAACGGGAGATGCTTGGCCTGTACGTCTCCGACCATCCGCTCAACGGTCTCGAACACGTGCTCCTCCAGCACGGAAAGCATTCGGTCTCAAGCGTCGCAGCGGAGGGTGGTTTCCGGGGCGAGACTACCGTGTGCGGGCTCATCACGGCGGTGACGCGAAGGGTGAACAAGAAAGGGGCTTTCTACGCGGTCATCATGCTGGAGGACTTGGAGGCCAGCATCGAAGTGACGGTTTTCCCGAAGGTCTACGACGTCGTTGCCCAATACCTGGCCCCAGACACGATCGTCTCGGTCAAGGGAGTGGTCGAGGAGGCGGAAGACCGGGCACGCATGCGCGCCCAAGATGTGCACGCGCCGCAGGTCAGCTCTGATGGCGGGGTGGGACCGGTCGTGCTCACCCTGCCGACGGTGCGCTGTACCCCAGGAGTGGTCGGCAACCTCAAACAAGTGCTCTCAGGGCATCCAGGGGGAGCGGAGGTCCATCTTCAGCTCCGTAACGGCGAGAAACTCACCACCTTCCGGCTCGGGAATGACTTTCACGTGGCCCCGAGCTCGCCTCTGTTCGCAGACCTGAAGGCCCTGCTCGGTCCAAGTGCAGTCTCATTCGGGAAGGGAACGGCGCATGGCTGA
- the hisB gene encoding imidazoleglycerol-phosphate dehydratase HisB — translation MSRTATRSRSTSESEITVSLDLDGTGRSRISTGVGFYDHMLTALSRHSLIDMEIQAAGDVHIDGHHVVEDTAIVLGQALGEALGDKRGIRRYADATVPLDEALAHCVVDVAGRPYVVCSGEPEGQAYARIGGSGVVYAGSMTYHVFESLGLNAGLCLHLRLLAGRDPHHIVEAEFKALARALRDAVTLDPRVPGVPSTKGSL, via the coding sequence ATGAGCCGTACCGCCACCAGGTCACGCTCCACCAGCGAGTCCGAAATCACCGTCAGCCTCGACCTCGATGGGACCGGGCGCAGCCGGATCTCCACAGGGGTCGGCTTCTACGACCACATGCTCACCGCCCTGTCCCGGCACTCCCTGATCGACATGGAGATCCAGGCAGCCGGTGACGTGCACATCGACGGGCATCACGTCGTCGAGGACACCGCCATCGTGCTCGGGCAGGCGCTCGGCGAGGCTCTCGGAGACAAACGCGGCATCCGGCGGTATGCCGACGCCACGGTGCCCCTGGATGAGGCTCTCGCGCACTGCGTGGTCGATGTGGCCGGGCGGCCCTACGTGGTGTGCTCCGGTGAACCCGAGGGCCAGGCCTACGCCCGGATCGGGGGATCGGGCGTGGTCTACGCGGGCTCGATGACCTATCACGTGTTCGAGTCGCTGGGGCTGAACGCCGGACTCTGCCTCCATCTGCGGCTTCTCGCGGGCCGCGACCCGCATCACATCGTCGAGGCCGAGTTCAAGGCCCTGGCGCGGGCGCTGCGGGACGCCGTGACCCTTGACCCGCGTGTGCCCGGTGTCCCTTCCACCAAGGGGTCGCTCTGA
- a CDS encoding DUF1707 SHOCT-like domain-containing protein, giving the protein MPQPDHLRCSDADRSAVEQLLTDAYSDGRLTREEHDHRLSQVWSAKTFGELRTVTTDLVPAAPEPTPRTARTSDGFSRAVVDPSGAGRESDGITAIFSSIKRDSDVLVRAEDEITSVLGDVLIDMTSAVFEAQSCRLSIMVLMGDVKLRVPAGVRVRNEINKVLGDTKVKGLVPGEGPELVLTGFCILGDVKVYGPEHTSFFKKFRKELS; this is encoded by the coding sequence ATGCCGCAGCCAGACCACTTGCGCTGCTCAGACGCGGACCGTTCCGCGGTGGAGCAGCTGTTGACCGACGCCTATAGCGACGGGCGCCTGACCCGGGAAGAACACGACCATCGTCTCAGCCAGGTCTGGTCGGCCAAGACCTTCGGGGAGTTGAGGACCGTGACAACCGACCTGGTCCCTGCCGCGCCCGAGCCGACCCCCAGGACGGCGCGGACCAGTGATGGCTTTTCCCGGGCGGTGGTCGATCCTAGCGGCGCCGGCAGGGAGAGCGACGGCATCACGGCCATCTTCAGCAGCATAAAGCGCGACTCCGATGTGCTGGTGCGGGCCGAGGACGAGATCACCAGTGTCTTGGGTGATGTCCTGATCGACATGACCTCGGCCGTCTTCGAGGCCCAGTCGTGCAGGCTCAGCATCATGGTGCTCATGGGGGATGTGAAGCTGCGCGTGCCAGCAGGGGTCAGAGTCCGCAACGAAATCAACAAAGTGCTCGGCGACACCAAGGTCAAGGGCCTGGTTCCCGGGGAGGGCCCGGAGCTGGTCCTGACCGGCTTCTGCATCCTGGGAGATGTCAAAGTCTACGGCCCAGAACACACATCGTTCTTCAAGAAATTCCGCAAGGAGCTCTCCTAA